Proteins encoded within one genomic window of Cellulomonas flavigena DSM 20109:
- the arsB gene encoding ACR3 family arsenite efflux transporter: MTHTAAAPGSVGTPRLSTLDRWLPAWIGLAMLAGLALGRFVPALADVLARLEVGGISLPIGLGLLVMMYPVLAKVRYDRVGAVTGDTRLLVSSLALNWVLGPALMFALAWVFLPDLPEYRTGLIVVGLARCIAMVVIWNDLACGDREAAAVLVAINSVFQVVAFSLLGWFYLTVLPGWLGLDTQGLDVSVGQIAVNVLVFLGIPLAAGFASRAIGERTRGRDWYESRFVPRIGPWALYGLLFTIVLLFALQGDAVTRNPLDVARIALPLLVYFAVMWALGLATGKALRLGYARSTTLAFTAAGNNFELAIAVAIGTFGATSGQALAGVVGPLIEVPVLVGLVYVSLWAARRWFATDPRATPHGQEVTS, from the coding sequence ATGACCCACACCGCTGCCGCACCCGGGAGCGTCGGCACCCCGCGGCTGTCGACGCTGGACCGCTGGCTGCCGGCGTGGATCGGCCTGGCCATGCTCGCCGGGCTCGCCCTCGGTCGGTTCGTCCCCGCGCTGGCCGACGTGCTCGCGCGCCTGGAGGTCGGCGGGATCTCCTTGCCGATCGGGCTCGGGCTGCTGGTGATGATGTACCCGGTGCTGGCCAAGGTCCGCTACGACCGCGTCGGCGCGGTCACCGGCGACACGCGGCTGCTGGTCAGCTCGCTCGCGCTGAACTGGGTCCTCGGGCCCGCGCTGATGTTCGCCCTCGCGTGGGTGTTCCTGCCCGACCTGCCCGAGTACCGCACCGGGCTCATCGTCGTCGGGCTCGCCCGGTGCATCGCGATGGTCGTCATCTGGAACGACCTGGCCTGCGGGGACCGCGAGGCCGCGGCCGTCCTGGTGGCGATCAACTCGGTCTTCCAGGTCGTGGCGTTCTCCCTGCTCGGCTGGTTCTACCTCACCGTGCTGCCGGGCTGGCTCGGACTGGACACCCAGGGGCTGGACGTGTCGGTCGGGCAGATCGCGGTCAACGTGCTCGTCTTCCTCGGCATCCCCCTGGCGGCCGGGTTCGCCTCCCGCGCGATCGGCGAGCGGACCCGGGGCCGGGACTGGTACGAGTCGCGGTTCGTGCCCCGGATCGGCCCGTGGGCGCTGTACGGCCTGCTGTTCACGATCGTCCTGCTGTTCGCCCTGCAGGGCGACGCCGTCACCCGCAACCCCCTCGACGTCGCCCGCATCGCCCTGCCGCTGCTGGTGTACTTCGCCGTGATGTGGGCCCTGGGGCTGGCCACCGGCAAGGCGCTGCGCCTGGGGTACGCCCGCTCGACGACGCTGGCGTTCACCGCCGCCGGCAACAACTTCGAGCTCGCCATCGCGGTCGCGATCGGCACCTTCGGCGCGACGTCCGGGCAGGCGCTCGCCGGTGTCGTCGGACCGCTCATCGAGGTCCCCGTCCTGGTCGGCCTCGTCTACGTCTCGCTGTGGGCGGCGCGACGGTGGTTCGCCACCGACCCCCGCGCCACCCCGCACGGCCAGGAGGTCACCTCGTGA
- a CDS encoding 3-oxoacyl-[acyl-carrier-protein] synthase III C-terminal domain-containing protein, which translates to MTTTARAYLTGFGRYLPGPPVDNDGMAARLGGDDAVTARIRSSILASNGIRQRHYALDEHGEPTELNEELAVKALTAALDDRGIAPSDLRMLATATTLGDVLVPGFANMVHGRLGGGPMQLLSASGVCASSMAALDAVVSKVRLGDHPRGAVVASELPSRSLRQRRYDGFRAGMDAHFLRWMLSDGAGAVVVEFQPHPTRLSLRVDWIRQVSLAHDHAVCMRAGMSGDATHVGGTWQDVALADAQAAGMFVLRQDVGMLDDLAQAGIAQFEELVDIGLVDVRHLDHVICHYSTNVFRDVAFDALRRRIPTLDTDRWFSNLETRGNTGSASIFIALEEAWRTGRFQPGETVLLAVPESGRFSFAFAQLTVVAPTRPQGASS; encoded by the coding sequence ATGACGACGACCGCGCGCGCCTACCTCACGGGCTTCGGTCGCTACCTGCCCGGCCCGCCGGTGGACAACGACGGCATGGCGGCGCGGCTCGGCGGCGACGACGCCGTCACCGCGCGCATCCGCAGCAGCATCCTCGCGTCCAACGGCATCCGGCAGCGGCACTACGCCCTCGACGAGCACGGTGAGCCCACCGAGCTCAACGAGGAGCTCGCGGTCAAGGCGCTCACCGCCGCGCTCGACGACCGCGGCATCGCCCCGTCGGACCTGCGGATGCTCGCGACCGCCACGACCCTGGGCGACGTGCTCGTGCCGGGGTTCGCCAACATGGTGCACGGCCGCCTCGGCGGCGGACCGATGCAGCTGCTGTCGGCGTCAGGCGTCTGCGCGTCGAGCATGGCCGCGCTCGACGCCGTGGTCAGCAAGGTCCGGCTCGGCGACCACCCCCGCGGGGCGGTCGTGGCCTCCGAGCTGCCGAGCCGCAGCCTGCGCCAGCGCCGGTACGACGGGTTCCGCGCCGGCATGGACGCGCACTTCCTGCGGTGGATGCTCTCCGACGGGGCCGGTGCCGTGGTCGTCGAGTTCCAGCCGCACCCGACGCGGCTGTCGCTGCGGGTCGACTGGATCCGGCAGGTGTCGCTCGCGCACGACCACGCCGTGTGCATGCGTGCGGGCATGAGCGGTGACGCGACGCACGTCGGCGGCACCTGGCAGGACGTCGCGCTCGCGGACGCGCAGGCCGCGGGCATGTTCGTGCTGCGGCAGGACGTCGGCATGCTCGACGACCTGGCCCAGGCCGGGATCGCGCAGTTCGAGGAGCTGGTGGACATCGGGCTCGTCGACGTCCGCCACCTCGACCACGTCATCTGCCACTACAGCACCAACGTCTTCCGGGACGTCGCGTTCGACGCGCTGCGCCGCCGCATCCCCACCCTCGACACCGACCGCTGGTTCTCCAACCTCGAGACCCGCGGCAACACCGGGTCGGCCAGCATCTTCATCGCGCTGGAGGAGGCCTGGCGCACGGGTCGGTTCCAGCCGGGGGAGACCGTGCTGCTCGCCGTGCCGGAGTCCGGCCGCTTCTCGTTCGCCTTCGCCCAGCTCACCGTCGTCGCCCCGACCCGCCCGCAAGGAGCATCGTCATGA
- a CDS encoding iron-containing redox enzyme family protein yields the protein MTSATSTDSATDTAAGGASLLERLGDVWLELEDHLAKVPVLQRLDDGTVTLEDYLRLLFNLRQQVIDGSLWIARAASNFDIDHFELRAAAIKHAEEEHRDHFLLEADYVALGGSRAELRAGRKNVGSEALSGYLFTYASRPNPAGLLGAMFIIEGLGARRAAQWAARFQEVLGLADNQVHFMTYHQEADGAHTGDMEAILTSGLIDDATADEIVRCAQVVARLYALQLEELDR from the coding sequence ATGACCAGTGCCACCTCGACCGACTCCGCCACGGACACCGCCGCCGGAGGCGCCTCGCTGCTCGAGCGCCTCGGCGACGTCTGGCTCGAGCTCGAGGACCACCTGGCCAAGGTGCCCGTGCTGCAGCGGCTCGACGACGGCACCGTCACGCTCGAGGACTACCTGCGGCTGCTGTTCAACCTGCGGCAGCAGGTGATCGACGGCTCGCTGTGGATCGCGCGTGCGGCGTCCAACTTCGACATCGACCACTTCGAGCTGCGGGCGGCGGCGATCAAGCACGCCGAGGAGGAGCACCGCGACCACTTCCTGCTCGAGGCCGACTACGTCGCGCTCGGCGGGTCGCGGGCGGAGCTGCGGGCGGGGCGCAAGAACGTCGGCTCGGAGGCGCTGTCGGGCTACCTCTTCACCTACGCGAGCCGGCCCAACCCCGCCGGTCTGCTCGGCGCGATGTTCATCATCGAGGGCCTGGGTGCGCGCCGCGCCGCGCAGTGGGCGGCGAGGTTCCAGGAGGTGCTGGGCCTGGCCGACAACCAGGTCCACTTCATGACGTACCACCAGGAGGCCGACGGCGCGCACACCGGTGACATGGAGGCGATCCTCACGTCCGGCCTGATCGACGACGCGACTGCCGACGAGATCGTGCGGTGCGCGCAGGTCGTCGCCCGCCTGTACGCGCTGCAGCTCGAAGAGCTGGATCGCTGA
- a CDS encoding DUF6999 family protein, which translates to MAEFVRSDPSMWEAVFADPSVPLDRSVVRQIIDDQRRPSRRWLYPFAMVLSRVLVTLIRILKRVLPFRWMPLGAMDFLCVWFLRRCVSPDAVDLLLRHFVIETNLVNFIIRNTPVDMEPVRLRPESLSELGDQAVVEHDVNVYDVLIALDVVPLAARDTLDFQQLDVPPLDAERHRRRLLRLDIQTALCFMNIPFSLALSSEEYRRAVHSMRFDDSFLEILAVITGDDHFRHWKLAGMSLWMDSNVDVPRMVYRHALVCEYAHAQLVKLAGGQYPRDTAVEFD; encoded by the coding sequence GTGGCGGAGTTCGTCCGCTCCGACCCCAGCATGTGGGAGGCGGTCTTCGCCGACCCGTCCGTGCCGCTCGACCGGTCCGTGGTCCGGCAGATCATCGACGACCAGCGACGCCCGTCCCGGCGCTGGCTCTACCCGTTCGCGATGGTGCTCTCGCGGGTGCTCGTCACGCTCATCCGCATCCTCAAGCGCGTCCTGCCGTTCCGGTGGATGCCGCTGGGGGCGATGGACTTCCTGTGCGTCTGGTTCCTGCGGCGGTGCGTGTCACCCGACGCCGTGGACCTGCTGCTGCGGCACTTCGTCATCGAGACGAACCTGGTGAACTTCATCATCCGCAACACCCCGGTGGACATGGAGCCGGTCCGGCTGCGTCCGGAGTCGTTGTCGGAGCTGGGCGACCAGGCGGTCGTCGAGCACGACGTCAACGTGTACGACGTGCTCATCGCGCTCGACGTCGTGCCGCTGGCCGCCCGGGACACGCTCGACTTCCAGCAGCTCGACGTCCCGCCGCTCGACGCCGAGCGGCACCGTCGGCGGCTGCTGCGCCTCGACATCCAGACGGCGCTGTGCTTCATGAACATCCCGTTCTCGCTGGCGCTGTCCTCCGAGGAGTACCGCCGGGCGGTCCACTCCATGCGGTTCGACGACTCGTTCCTCGAGATCCTCGCCGTCATCACGGGTGACGACCACTTCCGGCACTGGAAGCTCGCCGGCATGAGCCTGTGGATGGACTCGAACGTCGACGTGCCGCGCATGGTCTACCGCCACGCGCTCGTCTGCGAGTACGCGCACGCGCAGCTCGTGAAGCTCGCGGGCGGCCAGTACCCGCGGGACACGGCGGTGGAGTTCGACTGA
- a CDS encoding phosphotransferase, with translation MSTTEITADLVRALLRDQHPDLAGLPLREVDGGWGNQMWRLGDELAVRIQRMDTEPDHQLKERRWLPLLAPRLPLPVPVPVRDGAPSARSGKLWTVMTWVPGEPLDRASITRGEHAADTLAAFLRALHVHAPADAPASADRGAHPRDCTAGFEHFLGSLDTDAIGPAAGDVRAVWDDAVAAPAWERPPVWVHGDLHPANVVVADGTLAGVVDFGDLFAGDPAWDLAAAWLLLPSRATARFFDAYAQADEATIRRARGLAALKSLFLVLMGQNGDRGLPGGKPAWGPAGRAALARVLHERLR, from the coding sequence ATGAGCACGACGGAGATCACCGCGGATCTCGTGCGCGCCCTGCTGCGGGACCAGCACCCGGACCTCGCCGGGCTGCCGCTCCGCGAGGTGGACGGCGGCTGGGGCAACCAGATGTGGCGGCTCGGCGACGAGCTGGCTGTGCGGATCCAGCGGATGGACACCGAGCCCGACCACCAGCTCAAGGAGCGTCGGTGGCTGCCGCTGCTCGCCCCGCGTCTGCCGCTGCCCGTCCCCGTCCCGGTGCGCGACGGGGCGCCTTCCGCACGGTCCGGCAAGCTCTGGACCGTGATGACGTGGGTCCCGGGAGAGCCGCTGGACCGTGCGTCGATCACACGCGGCGAGCACGCCGCCGACACCCTGGCGGCGTTCCTGCGGGCGCTGCACGTGCACGCGCCCGCCGACGCGCCGGCGAGCGCCGACCGGGGCGCGCACCCGAGGGACTGCACCGCAGGCTTCGAGCACTTCCTCGGTTCCCTCGACACCGACGCGATCGGCCCCGCCGCCGGCGACGTCCGGGCCGTCTGGGACGACGCCGTCGCCGCACCTGCGTGGGAGCGTCCACCGGTGTGGGTGCACGGTGACCTGCACCCGGCCAACGTCGTCGTCGCGGACGGGACGCTGGCCGGCGTCGTGGACTTCGGCGACCTGTTCGCCGGGGACCCGGCGTGGGACCTCGCGGCGGCCTGGCTGCTGCTGCCGTCCCGTGCGACCGCACGCTTCTTCGACGCCTACGCGCAGGCCGACGAGGCAACGATCCGGCGTGCCCGCGGGCTCGCCGCCCTGAAGAGCCTGTTCCTTGTGCTCATGGGCCAGAACGGGGACCGCGGTCTGCCGGGCGGGAAGCCGGCGTGGGGGCCGGCGGGACGCGCGGCGCTCGCGCGGGTGCTGCACGAGCGTCTGCGCTGA
- a CDS encoding FAD-binding oxidoreductase, translating to MTLSTSSDTLAATLRGRLLLPGSVAFDQAATPWNLAVRQPAAAVVEAADADDVVTLVRHARAEGLAVAAQSTGHGATGDVAGTVLLRTGRLDAVTVDPAAGTARVGAGATWAAVQARTAPHGLTGLLGSAPGVGVTGYTLGGGLGWFSRVHGLAAHRVRSFDVVGADGEPGTVTATSDPDLFWALRGGGGDLAIVTALEIDLVEVPALTGGGVVWPADRAGAVLDAFREVTASAPRELSVWLTRVEPPGAPAMVVVRAAYLGDDVAARTLLRPFDAVGGALTGEVRPVALADVGSITADRPDPTAGLSHAELLTGVDDDALTRLLTSPVGPVTVVQLRHLGGALAEADPDDGATGAITEPYLLYALGLAHAPGLAAAVRARLDRLPDDLAHLATGRRPATFLSPGERASAAYSPDALARLQGLKRSRDPHGTIRGAYPLIA from the coding sequence ATGACCCTCTCGACCTCGTCCGACACCCTCGCTGCGACGCTGCGCGGGCGGCTCCTGCTCCCCGGCTCGGTGGCCTTCGACCAGGCCGCCACCCCCTGGAACCTGGCCGTGCGGCAGCCGGCCGCCGCGGTCGTCGAGGCCGCGGACGCCGACGACGTCGTGACGCTGGTGCGCCACGCCCGCGCCGAGGGCCTCGCCGTGGCGGCGCAGTCCACCGGGCACGGCGCGACCGGTGACGTCGCCGGGACCGTCCTGCTGCGCACCGGACGCCTGGACGCCGTCACCGTGGACCCCGCGGCGGGCACGGCCCGCGTCGGCGCGGGTGCGACGTGGGCCGCGGTGCAGGCGCGGACGGCGCCGCACGGGCTCACCGGGCTGCTGGGCAGCGCGCCGGGGGTCGGCGTCACGGGGTACACGCTCGGCGGCGGGCTCGGGTGGTTCAGCCGCGTGCACGGGCTCGCCGCGCACCGGGTGCGGTCGTTCGACGTCGTCGGCGCCGACGGCGAGCCGGGCACCGTCACGGCGACGTCCGACCCGGACCTGTTCTGGGCGCTGCGCGGCGGCGGGGGCGACCTCGCGATCGTCACCGCGCTGGAGATCGACCTCGTCGAGGTGCCGGCGCTCACCGGGGGCGGTGTCGTGTGGCCGGCGGACCGTGCCGGTGCGGTGCTCGACGCCTTCCGTGAGGTGACGGCGTCCGCACCGCGTGAGCTGAGCGTGTGGCTGACGCGCGTCGAGCCGCCCGGCGCCCCGGCGATGGTCGTCGTCCGCGCCGCGTACCTGGGCGACGACGTCGCTGCGCGCACCCTGCTGCGACCCTTCGACGCGGTCGGCGGCGCACTCACCGGCGAGGTGCGGCCCGTCGCGCTCGCCGACGTCGGCAGCATCACCGCGGACCGGCCCGACCCCACGGCCGGCCTGTCGCACGCCGAGCTGCTGACAGGCGTCGACGACGACGCACTGACGCGGCTGCTCACGTCGCCGGTCGGACCCGTGACGGTCGTCCAGCTGCGTCACCTCGGCGGCGCCCTGGCCGAGGCCGACCCGGACGACGGCGCGACCGGCGCGATCACCGAGCCGTACCTGCTCTACGCGCTCGGGCTCGCCCACGCACCCGGCCTCGCCGCCGCCGTTCGCGCGCGCCTCGACCGGCTCCCCGACGACCTCGCGCACCTGGCCACCGGGCGCAGGCCCGCCACGTTCCTCAGCCCGGGTGAGCGGGCGTCGGCCGCGTACTCCCCCGACGCGCTCGCGCGGCTGCAGGGACTCAAGCGCTCGCGCGACCCGCACGGCACGATCCGGGGGGCGTACCCGCTGATCGCCTGA
- a CDS encoding sigma-70 family RNA polymerase sigma factor → MTADVLAEQFETLRPHLRTVAHRVLGSAADADDAVQEAWLRAQAAGTDGVENLGGWLTTIVGRVSLNLLRSRAARRETGWDTHVPDPVVTLDGPEQQAVASDELGAALLVVLDALTPAERVAFVLHDEFGVPFEDVAPVLEKSVAAARQLASRARRKVRDATPVQDDLARRREVVAAYLAASQAADFDALLALLDPDVVLRLDYGTAGVSRLLRGAAAVVAQARLHSGTVRFSRLAVVNGSAGLATVLDDGRLHAVLAFMVRDGRVAGIDILADPGRLARVELT, encoded by the coding sequence GTGACCGCGGACGTCCTCGCGGAGCAGTTCGAGACGCTCCGCCCGCACCTGCGCACGGTCGCCCACCGAGTGCTCGGCTCCGCGGCCGACGCCGACGACGCAGTCCAGGAGGCGTGGCTGCGGGCGCAGGCGGCGGGCACCGACGGCGTCGAGAACCTCGGCGGGTGGCTCACGACGATCGTCGGGCGCGTGTCGTTGAACCTCCTGCGCTCCCGCGCGGCACGACGCGAGACCGGCTGGGACACCCACGTGCCCGACCCCGTGGTCACCCTCGACGGACCTGAGCAGCAGGCCGTGGCGTCCGACGAGCTCGGCGCCGCGCTGCTCGTGGTCCTGGACGCCCTCACCCCGGCCGAGCGCGTCGCGTTCGTCCTGCACGACGAGTTCGGGGTGCCGTTCGAGGACGTCGCCCCGGTCCTCGAGAAGTCGGTCGCCGCGGCCCGGCAGCTCGCGAGCCGCGCCCGCCGCAAGGTCCGCGACGCGACCCCCGTCCAGGACGACCTGGCCCGCCGCCGTGAGGTCGTCGCCGCGTACCTGGCCGCCTCGCAGGCAGCGGACTTCGACGCCCTGCTGGCGCTCCTCGACCCCGACGTGGTCCTGCGGCTCGACTACGGCACGGCCGGGGTGTCGCGTCTGCTGCGCGGCGCGGCAGCCGTGGTCGCGCAGGCGCGGCTGCACTCGGGCACGGTGCGGTTCTCGCGCCTGGCCGTCGTCAACGGGTCGGCGGGCCTCGCCACGGTGCTGGACGACGGGCGCCTGCACGCGGTCCTCGCGTTCATGGTGCGGGACGGCCGGGTCGCCGGCATCGACATCCTGGCCGACCCGGGCCGCCTGGCCCGGGTCGAGCTCACCTGA
- a CDS encoding Rieske (2Fe-2S) protein → MSAGTDAPAVAHVVGPLSEIPLGEGRAYAVDGRQVAVFRLRSGALRALDAVCPHRGGPLADGQIDAEVVVCPLHAHVFDLRSGACRSGQSDVASYDVHVEGDQVVVVLPDHEAAVVSYPSGADAP, encoded by the coding sequence ATGAGCGCCGGGACGGACGCCCCGGCCGTCGCCCACGTCGTCGGACCGCTGTCCGAGATCCCGCTCGGCGAGGGCCGCGCCTACGCGGTCGACGGCCGGCAGGTCGCGGTCTTCCGGCTGCGCAGCGGTGCGCTGCGCGCGCTCGACGCGGTGTGCCCGCACCGCGGCGGTCCGCTGGCCGACGGGCAGATCGACGCCGAGGTCGTCGTCTGCCCGTTGCACGCGCACGTCTTCGACCTGCGCAGCGGCGCGTGCCGCTCCGGCCAGAGCGACGTGGCGTCCTACGACGTCCACGTCGAGGGCGACCAGGTCGTCGTCGTGCTGCCCGACCACGAGGCGGCGGTGGTCTCGTACCCGTCCGGGGCAGACGCGCCGTGA
- the nirB gene encoding nitrite reductase large subunit NirB has product MARRRRDDDGRRDLVVVGNGMAGARTVEEILERGGAEQFRITMFGEEPYGNYNRIMLSNVLAGLESEDAIFLNSMAWYEENAITLHAGVRVARIDRHARTVRAVDGSRTPYDALVLATGSSAFVPDIPGMRTAGRGFHQGVFRFRTLDDTRAMIRYARTHKQAVVIGGGLLGLEAARGLQTHGVDVTVVHGPGHLMNQQLDAAGGYVLRRGVEALGISVVTSARTVRVLGEDEVTGVQLADGRVLPCDIVVVAAGIRANSSIAAASGFLVERGIVVDDQMHALDDQGTPDPTVFAVGECVQHRDQVYGLVAPLWEQARVLADVLTGTDPSAQYHGSRTATKLKVAGIDVASMGTTAPERPDDDHIVISEPRRGLYKSVVVRDDRLVGATLVGDLEKVAPLIQAFDRGSPLPEDRIALLFDLGTAPAEVGVAELPDETTVCNCNGVSKGTIAACVRGGVVSLTGVMDATRAGKGCGSCKTLVGQVVEWAADGAVEIDESASWYVPGVPYPKAELVALIREQGLRSVSAVFAALAPGGVEDARSKMGLTSLLRTLWGAEVVDERDGRFINDRVHANIQRDGTFSVVPQMKGGVTSSDQLRRIADVADKHAIPLIKLTGGQRIDLLGVRKEDLPQVWADLDMPSGYAYGKSFRTVKTCVGSDFCRFGLGDSTALGIAIETRYQGLESPAKLKLAVSGCPRNCAESYVKDVGVVAVDGGRWEIWVGGAAGAHIRKGDLLTTVDTPQEVMTLTGRFIQYYRETANWLERTYAWVPRLGIEHVRAVVVDDSEGIAAALDAAVQASVDAYRDPWQERDDPAEPGQFRTALPLTVLPQVPVR; this is encoded by the coding sequence GTGGCGCGGCGCCGGCGCGACGACGACGGTCGGCGCGACCTCGTCGTCGTCGGCAACGGCATGGCGGGCGCGCGCACGGTGGAGGAGATCCTCGAGCGCGGCGGCGCCGAGCAGTTCCGGATCACGATGTTCGGCGAGGAGCCGTACGGCAACTACAACCGGATCATGCTCTCGAACGTGCTGGCCGGTCTCGAGAGCGAGGACGCGATCTTCCTCAACTCGATGGCCTGGTACGAGGAGAACGCCATCACGCTGCATGCGGGCGTGCGGGTGGCGCGCATCGACCGGCACGCCCGCACCGTCCGCGCCGTCGACGGCAGCCGCACCCCGTACGACGCGCTCGTCCTGGCGACCGGCAGCAGCGCGTTCGTCCCCGACATCCCCGGCATGCGCACGGCCGGTCGCGGCTTCCACCAGGGCGTCTTCCGGTTCCGCACGCTGGACGACACCCGCGCGATGATCCGGTACGCGCGGACCCACAAGCAGGCCGTGGTCATCGGCGGCGGCCTGCTGGGGCTCGAGGCGGCCCGCGGGCTGCAGACCCACGGGGTCGACGTCACGGTCGTGCACGGACCCGGGCACCTGATGAACCAGCAGCTCGACGCCGCGGGTGGGTACGTGCTGCGGCGCGGCGTCGAGGCGCTCGGGATCTCGGTGGTGACGTCGGCCAGGACGGTCCGGGTGCTCGGGGAGGACGAGGTCACGGGGGTGCAGCTCGCCGACGGGCGCGTGCTGCCGTGCGACATCGTCGTGGTGGCGGCAGGCATCCGCGCCAACTCCTCGATCGCGGCCGCCAGCGGGTTCCTGGTGGAGCGCGGGATCGTCGTCGACGACCAGATGCACGCGCTCGACGACCAGGGCACGCCCGATCCCACCGTGTTCGCCGTCGGGGAGTGCGTGCAGCACCGCGACCAGGTGTACGGCCTGGTCGCGCCGCTGTGGGAGCAGGCACGGGTGCTCGCGGACGTGCTCACGGGCACCGACCCGTCGGCGCAGTACCACGGCTCCCGCACCGCCACGAAGCTCAAGGTCGCGGGGATCGACGTCGCGTCCATGGGCACCACGGCACCCGAACGTCCCGACGACGACCACATCGTCATCTCCGAGCCGCGACGCGGGCTGTACAAGAGCGTCGTGGTGCGCGACGACCGGCTCGTCGGCGCGACGCTCGTCGGCGACCTCGAGAAGGTCGCGCCCCTCATCCAGGCGTTCGACCGCGGGTCACCGCTGCCCGAGGACCGGATCGCGCTGCTGTTCGACCTGGGCACGGCACCCGCCGAGGTGGGCGTGGCCGAGCTCCCCGACGAGACGACCGTGTGCAACTGCAACGGCGTCAGCAAGGGCACGATCGCGGCGTGCGTCCGGGGTGGCGTCGTCTCGCTGACGGGCGTCATGGACGCGACCCGTGCCGGCAAGGGCTGCGGGTCGTGCAAGACGCTCGTCGGGCAGGTCGTCGAGTGGGCGGCGGACGGTGCCGTCGAGATCGACGAGTCCGCGTCCTGGTACGTCCCCGGCGTGCCCTACCCCAAGGCCGAGCTGGTGGCGCTCATCCGCGAGCAGGGCCTGCGCTCGGTGTCGGCCGTGTTCGCGGCACTCGCGCCCGGCGGCGTCGAGGACGCAAGGTCGAAGATGGGGCTGACGTCGCTGCTGCGCACCCTGTGGGGCGCCGAGGTCGTCGACGAGCGCGACGGGCGGTTCATCAACGACCGGGTGCACGCCAACATCCAGCGGGACGGCACGTTCTCGGTGGTCCCCCAGATGAAGGGCGGCGTCACGTCGTCCGACCAGCTACGCCGCATCGCCGACGTCGCGGACAAGCACGCGATCCCGCTGATCAAGCTCACCGGCGGCCAGCGGATCGACCTGCTCGGCGTCCGCAAGGAGGACCTGCCGCAGGTCTGGGCGGACCTCGACATGCCGTCCGGGTACGCGTACGGCAAGTCCTTCCGGACGGTCAAGACGTGCGTCGGCAGCGACTTCTGCCGGTTCGGGCTCGGCGACTCCACGGCCCTGGGCATCGCGATCGAGACCCGCTACCAGGGCCTGGAGAGCCCGGCGAAGCTCAAGCTCGCGGTGTCGGGGTGCCCGCGCAACTGCGCGGAGTCCTACGTCAAGGACGTCGGCGTCGTGGCCGTCGACGGGGGCCGCTGGGAGATCTGGGTGGGGGGCGCCGCCGGTGCGCACATCCGCAAGGGCGACCTGCTCACGACCGTCGACACCCCGCAGGAGGTCATGACGCTCACGGGCCGCTTCATCCAGTACTACCGCGAGACGGCGAACTGGCTCGAACGGACCTACGCGTGGGTGCCGCGGCTGGGCATCGAGCACGTCCGTGCCGTCGTGGTCGACGACAGCGAGGGGATCGCCGCCGCGCTCGACGCCGCCGTGCAGGCGTCCGTCGACGCCTACCGCGACCCCTGGCAGGAGCGCGACGACCCCGCGGAACCCGGCCAGTTCCGCACCGCGCTGCCGCTGACCGTCCTGCCGCAGGTGCCGGTCCGATGA